The Oncorhynchus nerka isolate Pitt River linkage group LG5, Oner_Uvic_2.0, whole genome shotgun sequence nucleotide sequence taaaaaatatatatttttcaaatatTGTTGTCACCAATGTAtcatttgtacagttctttataaaattgttttgttatttgtttcatttgactgtgtaaaacctagcagtgcTACTTATTTCTCTGAGAGAGGTGCAGATATATAGCATTTAgcaaaaaaacatgattatttgtctctttgaaatgaaaccatcatgtgatatattttaaacaaatacatattTGTCATTGAAcgaccccatgccatgattaaatagtttaaaaaatacatctctttcataatttctttaaacaataaCTGCTTATTTACCAACACTTCTGAAAATTGATATATAgagttttggaatgaaactctatCTAGAAGGATGATGGAACTTATTTTTGGCATATTGCAATCCATAGAACTGATACTTACAGCTATGGCAAAGAAAGGATGCAGTATTCTACTTAAAAACAAGTGGGTCATCAGCAAGCCCCTTCATACCTGAGGCCCCACTGTTGCACTTCAGCCAATGAGAGACAGGAGGTATCATCTGCAGATTGCTTTCTCATTGGATGAAAGGTACGTCCTGTTGTGGATCCAATAGAATCAGCAGAGAGGATGTGGTTCTTGAATTATGACCCCGAGGACACACCCTGTTGAAACCGATTTTAGTAACACTTAATAACATCTTAAGGATCgtaccctttttttcaattttcgcctaaaatgacgtacccaaatctaactccctgtagctcaggacctgaagcaaggatatgcatattattgataccatttgaaaggaaacactttgaagtatGTGGAAATGTCGGAGAAtacaacacattagatctggtaaaagataatacaaacaaaaaaacacgaGTTATCTATTTTTTGTTGTTCCATTATCTTTGAAATGTAAGCGAAAGGCCATAATATAATATTGCAGTTTAGGCGCAATTTAcattttggtcactagatggcagcagtgtgtgggCAAAGTTTCAAATTGATCCAGTGAAGCATTGCAATACTggacaatattttgtatcaagcCCAAATGTTTCctgaattggtcaattgatacatttgcaagtacataactatagagaacatacaaacaTGATATGGTAATACAACATTTAAGttaacacactcccaggaatgtcatacatgatggatcattagcttatacactaactttcacacatgtagatggccgggcggggtgggtgtggagccagagacagcaggggtaCAAACTgcagaacccagttcctacatttgaatatacaaatatacattcagcatgacaaatcagagcaagattactgaatgtaagtacattatttaccttcagaggtcaatgtatcaaaccagttgccatgatacttgttgttgttgttgtgccctctcctcaaacaatagcatggtcttctttcactgtaatagctactgtaaattgaacagtgcagttagatgaacaagaatgtaagctttctgcccatataagacatgtctatgtcctggaaagtttgctgttacttacaacagtcatgctaatcacattagcgcatgttagctcaaccgtcacGGTGTAGGGACACAGATCCCGTAGAGTTAAAGGCATGTAGTTATGTGTTATTACTTGTTATAATATTATATCAATTAATAACATGTTACATCTTTCTATGTGTCAATTTGTCAACTATTTCAAGATGACTGATATTAGCTCTGGTTCATTATGagactactaacacattataagCAGTTCAAAGGCTTATGTATCATGATGCACTCATATGCATTATACCCCTGTACACCAAAGTGTTACCCCCATATCTAACCCATTAGGTAACCCATGTACAATCTTACATCTTATTTTTGGTTTGAGTACGACTAAACTCTGCAGAAAATAACGTCAGATAATGTGGTAGTTTGTGTACATTTCATTTAAACACTGGGGCCATGCTAAATgtacaaataaaataaagatgTCGATAAcagaaaatacaaatacaataataGCAATACAGAAATATTGGTAGCACTCTACGGTGTAGAATAAATGAGCAATAACATGGTAATAACGGAAGTAGGTAATTTAGCACTTTGCAGCTCTGATACAATTTTATTACATTACATAGTAACTGTATTTGGGTAACAAACCATGGTCTTGTGAGGTTAAGACAGGATATAAAGCTAGATGTGATGCTTTATAATGCCTATTACTGGTAACTCCTTGTTTGTCAATCATAAGTTGATGATAACATGATACGATTCATTGGGATGAGTCTGGGGTATTGTGAGTGTTTGGATGGCTGATGAGGCCCTTCTGTGGTACACTATTATTACCCTCTTACTCCAAGCTGtacattttttaaacaaaatTCTCCCGAGATATCTGTACATCTGAAATAGCTGCTGTAAAGTTCGTGGTTGTCTTTGAGGGACACTTTGAGCCGTTGAGTGTACGATATCTTGATGAACATCCATATTCACAGAAGTAGTGGAAATGGTCGGAAGACAAAttgcaaataaataaacattCGCAAATGAGTGGTAAGTCTTTTGTCTCTTTATAACGTTTGGTCTGCTTACAGTTTCCTGGGAACATCATGAGATAAACTGTTTAGACGGTAGAACAATATCGTTCTCATAGTACATGTTGCCCACATCTCAGTTTATATTGTCTATTTGTGTGGGCTGACCAAACCAATGCCTGACCTTTTTGACTTTTTGACTAAAATCCAATAACAAAATTGTAAAATCTTTATGCCTGGATGCTgtaaataaagtgttaccaataTTTATTTGGATGATGAGCAAACCAAAGTCCTTCTGTTTTTCGCTAAAATGTTAGATACATACATTCCTAGGCTTTTATAAAAGCCCACCGAAACAAGGATGACCTGACCTTACAATAAACGAAATGTAAACTTTCTCAGAAAAATCACACACATTTCAGAACAGTGACAATTTACTGCTGATCACAGTACATTCCACATGAAATGTCTAATTCACCAACAAACAATCCACGTCAGTTGCTATATCTCTCAGTCTAACCAAGTCAGTAAACAGCTTTATTGTCGGCAGCTAGTTCATTAGGATGAGCCTTGCCtgtcctcctttccctccctaaTATAAAACCATTCGATGGGACACACCACGTATATTGTACACTACATGAGTTGGTATCATTCCCAACTGCGGTGTCCCATACGTTCCCATTTGTGTTGGATGATCCTTTTGTCTTCTGCGTCACCACACGTCGCCCGACGAATAAAGCCTGTCTGGCTCCCAGCTTAAATATTGCAGCAAACTAAAAACCAACCATCAGACTCAATTCATTCACTTCTGCTCAGTGGTGCGACAAGGACTGGGGGCCTtaggtgggaaagagagaggaaaaaaagtTCACTTCACACCATTGGGTGCCAAGAGAAGGGGAAACACAACTACACTGGAGCTCTCACTGTGGCAAGTTGCCCATTTGTTAACTTTCACCAATATTATATTCGTGTTTCGGGAATAATATAACCTGGCATTGATTATTTCTATAGAGTTTAGAGAGTTAAGGTGTTTATTGCTATGGTGTTTGTTGCAAAAATGTGCTTTTGGACTGttggttttagtcatttgggGTGAGGCAACGAGGCATGCAGCGATTTTATGTTTGCTCTCTTTGGATTTGACAAAGAGTGAGCGAGTGGCTCATCATTGCTGTAGTTACAAAATGTTTTTAGCCACAGTGTAGCTAGCTATAAAGAACATTTTTGATTGTTATATGGGGATCGAAAAATGACAAAAGAGAGTTGTGGATGCAACACAAGGATTCTTTGCATTCTTTGTCGCCAGTTCGATTTATAACTTGCTTTTCTCTTCTCCAACCCTCAATATGTAGCGCTGATTGTTGATCATGGGTGACTGGAGCTTCTTGGGAAACATATTAGAGGAAGTAAATGAACACTCGACAGTGATTGGGAGGGTGTGGCTCACAGTGCTCTTCATCTTCCGGATCCTCATCCTGGGCACAGCCGCTGAGTTTGTGTGGGGCGACGAGCAGTCGGATTACGTGTGCAACACCCAGCAGCCTGGTTGCGAGAACGTGTGCTACGACGAGGCTTTCCCCATCTCGCACATCCGTCTGTGGGTTCTCCAGATCATCTTTGTGTCTACGCCCTCGCTGGTGTACGTTGGCCATGCTGTGCACTATGTCCACATGGAGGAGAAGCGCAAGGAGCGCGAGGAGGCCGAGCTGAACCGCCAGcaggagctgagtgaggagaGGCTGCCGCTAGCGCCTGACCAGGGTAGTGTGCGCACCACCAAGGAGACCAGCACCAAGGGTAGCAAGAAGTTCAGGCTGGAGGGCACCCTGCTGAGGACCTACATCTGCCACATCATCTTCAAGACGCTGTTCGAGGTGGGATTCGTGGTGGGCCAGTACTTCCTTTACGGCTTCCGCATCCTGCCGCTGTACCAGTGCAGCCGATGGCCCTGCCCCAACACCGTGGACTGCTTCGTGTCGCGCCCCACTGAGAAGACTGTCTTCATCATCTTCATGTTGGCCGTGGCATGCGTCTCGCTCTTCCTCAACTTCGTGGAGATCAGCCACCTGGGCCTGAAGAAGATCCGCTTCGTGTTCCGCAAGCCGCCGCCCCAGACCCAGGGAGGTCAGGACGGCGAAGGCCAGAGCCCAACCGGGGAAAAGAGCCTGCACTCCATGGCCGTGTCATCCATCCAGAAGGCCAAGGGCTACCGGCTGCTGGAAGAAGACAAGCCCGCATCGCACTTCTTCCCCTTGACAGAGGTGGGCATGGAGGCAGGCAGGCTGCCCGCAACTTACCAGGCGGGAAGTGAGAACGTCTCTAAAGTGTACGACGAGTCTTTGCCTTCCTACGTCCAGACCACTGGGGCGGAGGTGAGGGTCCTACCGGAAAGTGGCGAGGACGAGGGCTCCGCGGACCCTACCGACACGATAGCAGACACCAGACCACTCAGCAGTTTAAGCAAAGCCAGCAGCAGGGCAAGGTCAGACGATTTGACAGTATGAAAGTGAAAGCAATGTGAAAAAGCATGGGAGCAAAGCCTCACAGAGCCTTAACTCTCGCTGTGAGGGAAGTTAACATCAGCTTGTTATTCGGGAAAAAGAGTTTAAAATGCTGTGCAATGTGCAAGGAACCTTTAGTTTTAAAAGAAAGATAAACTTGTATTTTATAAGACAGCATTTTTTGTACAGTTTTTATCAATCTATTTAAAAGCTAACAAATAGAAAAAAGGTCGTTTTCAGCAGGATTCCTATCGTATACAGAGGAGGTTATTATTTAACAAAAACGTGCTGTTTTTTAATTCACATATTTTCTATCAAGAGTTTAACCAAAAACCAAACGCTTCCGATGTTTACATTTTTTGATTAGCCATTTAGCTTGATGTTAAATGTTATATTTCTATTGAACAAGTTGTTTTTTGCAATACTGTCAGGGTtgagcgtgtgtgtatgtattacaATAATTTCACATCTACTCACACATATACAACTCATTTATTTCACCTAAtagacctacagtatgtgtgcAAGTTGTATAATGTCCTTtagatttatttatttgatttgtgAGGTGAAACATCACATTCTCATAGAATTGCCATCAAACATTTTTAAAAGAAAGGACCACTGGTTAAATGAAAATTGACATCAATCTTGGCATTTATGTTTTTAATCCA carries:
- the LOC115129636 gene encoding gap junction alpha-8 protein-like; the encoded protein is MGDWSFLGNILEEVNEHSTVIGRVWLTVLFIFRILILGTAAEFVWGDEQSDYVCNTQQPGCENVCYDEAFPISHIRLWVLQIIFVSTPSLVYVGHAVHYVHMEEKRKEREEAELNRQQELSEERLPLAPDQGSVRTTKETSTKGSKKFRLEGTLLRTYICHIIFKTLFEVGFVVGQYFLYGFRILPLYQCSRWPCPNTVDCFVSRPTEKTVFIIFMLAVACVSLFLNFVEISHLGLKKIRFVFRKPPPQTQGGQDGEGQSPTGEKSLHSMAVSSIQKAKGYRLLEEDKPASHFFPLTEVGMEAGRLPATYQAGSENVSKVYDESLPSYVQTTGAEVRVLPESGEDEGSADPTDTIADTRPLSSLSKASSRARSDDLTV